One window of Mesorhizobium sp. PAMC28654 genomic DNA carries:
- a CDS encoding DUF2865 domain-containing protein, with translation MTSGGGKQAHTAMLLGALVLSCLAISQAQAASRVCRQLEADLAATSGGGGKPALIGKYDDAIARQREQISKARSQSSSAGCGFSLFGSNVTECAALNASIDRMNANLDALQSKRARLSGGGSRRDRARLLASLDVNGCRDGAVAPKRNPIEASNNENDKGNLFNQLFGGDRSQLEALNQPDNPGEQNNGRQVLNQPAMDLPRSGGEFRTMCVRTCDGYFFPMSNAASVGDFERDQKNCESSCPGTEMQVFYSRDMDDDSAAMTSSATGRPYGELPTAYLYKTPNISRPPACGCNAARNFQIIAGNPPNPEQSQPVTDVTPFVPVPPAKPDPGADPETMANAEGRLDREAIKRLTFKPATSPVSALPPEQRRIRVVGPSFLPDPAAAIDLRAPAPKTVQ, from the coding sequence ATGACCAGCGGAGGGGGGAAGCAGGCGCATACCGCCATGCTGCTCGGCGCCCTCGTGCTTTCTTGTCTAGCCATATCCCAGGCACAGGCGGCATCCCGCGTCTGCCGCCAGCTCGAAGCCGATCTCGCGGCAACCTCCGGCGGTGGAGGCAAGCCCGCCCTCATCGGCAAATATGATGATGCGATTGCCCGGCAACGCGAGCAGATTTCCAAGGCGCGCAGCCAGTCCAGCAGCGCCGGCTGCGGCTTCTCACTCTTCGGCAGCAATGTCACCGAGTGCGCGGCGCTCAATGCCAGCATCGATCGCATGAATGCCAATCTCGATGCCCTGCAAAGCAAGCGCGCCAGACTTTCTGGCGGCGGCTCTCGCCGTGATCGCGCGCGCCTGCTGGCATCGCTCGACGTCAATGGCTGCAGGGATGGAGCGGTAGCCCCGAAGCGCAACCCCATCGAGGCCTCGAACAACGAAAACGACAAGGGAAATCTGTTCAATCAGCTTTTCGGCGGCGACAGAAGCCAGCTCGAAGCGCTCAACCAACCGGACAACCCAGGCGAACAAAACAACGGCCGCCAGGTGCTCAATCAACCCGCCATGGACTTGCCGCGCTCTGGCGGCGAATTCCGTACAATGTGCGTGCGCACCTGCGACGGCTATTTCTTCCCGATGTCGAACGCGGCTTCGGTCGGCGATTTCGAGCGCGACCAGAAGAATTGCGAATCGAGCTGCCCGGGCACCGAGATGCAGGTCTTCTATTCGCGCGACATGGACGACGATTCGGCGGCCATGACCTCGTCGGCAACCGGACGGCCCTATGGCGAACTGCCGACCGCCTATCTCTACAAGACGCCCAACATATCGCGCCCGCCGGCCTGCGGCTGCAATGCCGCGCGGAATTTCCAGATCATCGCCGGCAATCCGCCAAATCCGGAGCAATCGCAGCCAGTGACGGACGTTACGCCGTTCGTTCCGGTGCCGCCGGCCAAGCCCGATCCGGGCGCCGACCCCGAGACCATGGCGAACGCCGAGGGACGGCTCGACCGCGAAGCAATCAAGCGCCTGACCTTCAAGCCCGCTACCTCGCCCGTCTCGGCGCTGCCGCCGGAACAGCGCAGGATCAGGGTCGTCGGGCCATCGTTCCTTCCCGACCCAGCAGCGGCAATAGATCTGCGAGCTCCGGCCCCGAAGACAGTCCAGTAA
- a CDS encoding SDR family oxidoreductase, translating into MDLGIRGKKAIVCASSKGLGKGCAMALAEAGCDVVVNGRNAELVAKTAAELRERYGVTVWEVVGDVSKPEVQKALLAACPEPDILVNNNGGPPFRDFRELDRAKILEGVTQNMVTPVELVQAVIDGMAARGFGRIVNITSLSVYVPIPGLDLSSGARAGLTSFLAGVARTVIARNVTINNMLPGSVDTDRLRGPHEAGTVEDPAAAAARKTRISAGIPAKRLGTPEEFGQICAFLCSVHAGYLTGQNIPVDGGLYVSAF; encoded by the coding sequence ATGGATCTCGGTATTCGCGGCAAGAAGGCCATCGTCTGTGCATCGAGCAAAGGACTTGGAAAAGGCTGTGCCATGGCGCTGGCCGAGGCCGGCTGCGACGTCGTCGTCAACGGGCGCAACGCCGAGCTTGTGGCAAAGACCGCCGCGGAACTGCGCGAACGCTATGGCGTCACGGTGTGGGAAGTCGTCGGTGATGTCTCGAAGCCCGAGGTGCAGAAGGCGTTGCTTGCCGCCTGCCCCGAGCCGGACATCCTCGTCAACAACAATGGCGGCCCGCCGTTTCGCGACTTCCGCGAACTGGATCGCGCGAAGATCCTCGAAGGCGTCACGCAGAACATGGTGACGCCGGTCGAACTGGTTCAGGCAGTGATCGACGGCATGGCCGCGCGCGGCTTCGGCCGTATCGTCAACATCACCTCGCTGTCGGTCTATGTTCCCATTCCGGGCCTCGACCTGTCGTCCGGCGCTCGCGCCGGCCTGACCTCATTCCTTGCCGGCGTGGCGCGAACGGTGATCGCGCGCAATGTCACCATCAACAACATGCTGCCGGGCTCGGTCGACACCGACCGCCTGCGCGGCCCCCATGAAGCCGGCACGGTCGAAGACCCGGCAGCGGCCGCCGCGCGCAAGACCCGCATCAGCGCCGGCATCCCAGCCAAGCGCTTGGGCACGCCGGAGGAGTTCGGCCAGATCTGCGCCTTCCTGTGCTCGGTCCATGCCGGTTACCTGACCGGACAGAACATACCGGTCGATGGCGGTCTCTACGTCAGCGCTTTTTGA
- a CDS encoding NAD+ synthase — MTKKTAPDILRIAVAQLNPTVGDIAGNLAKAREARADAARQGADIVLFTELFLAGYPPEDLVLKPAFLRACERAAEDFAGDTADGGPGVIIGTPLKRKSGTHNSIIVADGGKILAERYKLDLPNYGEFDEKRVFQAGPEIQGPVNFRGVRLGIPICEDIWGDVAICETLAESGAEILLVPNGSPYYRAKIDVRHQVVIRQVIECGLPIIYANQLGGQDELIFDGASFAIGADKTLAFQMSQFEEAVDVTTWKRQADHWVCSEGPMSKIPDKEEADYRACMLGLRDYVNKNGFKNVVLGLSGGIDSAICAALAVDALGEERLRAVMMPYRYTSKDSLKDAEDCARALGCRYDIVPIFEPVEGFMHALTQLFEGTKEGITEENLQSRARGTILMAISNKFGSMVVTTGNKSEMSVGYATLYGDMNGGFNPIKDLYKMQVYALSRWRNSHVPPGALGPSGEVIPSNIIDKAPSAELRENQTDQDSLPPYPVLDDILECLVENEMGVDDIVARGHDRATVTRIEHLLYIAEYKRRQAAPGVKITRKNFGRDRRYPITNRFRDRG, encoded by the coding sequence ATGACCAAGAAGACCGCTCCCGATATCCTGCGCATCGCTGTCGCCCAGCTCAATCCGACTGTCGGCGATATTGCCGGCAACCTCGCCAAGGCGCGCGAGGCGAGGGCGGATGCCGCCCGCCAGGGCGCGGACATCGTCCTCTTCACCGAGCTTTTCCTTGCCGGTTATCCGCCAGAGGATCTGGTGCTGAAGCCGGCGTTCCTCAGGGCGTGCGAGCGGGCGGCGGAAGATTTTGCCGGGGATACCGCCGATGGCGGGCCGGGCGTCATCATCGGCACGCCATTGAAGCGCAAGAGCGGGACGCACAATTCGATCATTGTTGCAGACGGCGGCAAGATCCTTGCCGAGCGCTACAAGCTCGACCTGCCGAACTACGGTGAATTCGACGAGAAGCGCGTCTTCCAGGCCGGGCCGGAGATCCAGGGGCCGGTCAATTTCCGCGGCGTAAGGCTGGGAATTCCGATCTGCGAGGATATCTGGGGCGATGTCGCCATCTGCGAAACGCTGGCCGAGAGCGGGGCGGAGATCCTGCTGGTGCCGAACGGCTCGCCCTATTATCGCGCCAAGATCGACGTTCGGCACCAGGTTGTCATTCGACAGGTTATCGAGTGCGGGTTGCCGATCATCTATGCCAACCAGCTTGGCGGCCAGGACGAACTGATCTTCGACGGTGCGTCCTTCGCCATCGGTGCCGACAAGACGCTGGCCTTCCAGATGAGCCAGTTCGAGGAAGCCGTCGACGTCACCACCTGGAAGAGACAAGCCGATCATTGGGTCTGTTCGGAAGGACCGATGTCCAAAATCCCGGACAAGGAGGAGGCCGACTACCGCGCCTGCATGCTGGGACTGCGCGACTACGTCAACAAGAACGGCTTCAAGAATGTCGTGCTCGGCCTGTCCGGCGGTATCGATTCGGCGATCTGCGCCGCACTTGCCGTCGATGCGCTTGGCGAGGAGCGGCTGCGGGCCGTGATGATGCCCTATCGCTATACGTCGAAGGATTCGTTGAAGGACGCCGAGGACTGCGCCCGCGCGCTCGGCTGCCGCTATGACATCGTGCCGATCTTCGAGCCGGTCGAAGGGTTCATGCATGCGCTGACGCAGCTTTTCGAGGGCACCAAGGAAGGCATTACCGAGGAGAACCTGCAAAGTCGTGCGCGCGGCACCATCCTGATGGCGATCTCCAACAAGTTCGGCTCGATGGTCGTCACCACCGGCAACAAGAGCGAAATGTCGGTCGGCTACGCCACGCTCTATGGCGACATGAATGGCGGCTTCAATCCGATCAAGGACCTCTACAAGATGCAGGTCTACGCGCTGTCGCGCTGGCGCAATTCGCATGTGCCGCCGGGTGCGCTAGGTCCCTCGGGCGAAGTGATCCCGAGCAACATCATCGACAAGGCGCCATCGGCGGAGTTGCGCGAGAACCAGACCGACCAGGATTCACTGCCGCCCTATCCGGTGCTCGACGACATCCTCGAATGCCTGGTCGAAAACGAGATGGGCGTCGACGACATCGTCGCGCGCGGCCACGACCGGGCGACGGTTACGCGCATCGAGCATCTGCTCTACATAGCCGAGTACAAGCGCCGGCAGGCCGCACCCGGAGTGAAGATCACCAGGAAGAATTTTGGTCGCGACCGCCGCTATCCGATCACCAACCGGTTCAGGGATCGCGGATAG
- a CDS encoding UDP-2,3-diacylglucosamine diphosphatase → MSGQEPRTFRSMFISDVHLGSKAAKAEFLIDFLRYHDADIIYLVGDIVDGWRLRRSWHWPQSHNDVVQKLLRKARKGANITYIAGNHDEFARQFQGVHFGGIVVADRAIHETADGKRLLVIHGDQFDTVVHNARWLAYLGDHAYDAAMIVNRVVTRLRQLLGLPYWSFSSWAKVKVKKAVNFIGSFQTVLTEEARRSHVDGVICGHIHHASIENFEDMRYINTGDWVESCTAVVEHFDGRMEILTWAQVLPEAPDEPFIPMLIEDRVGQAA, encoded by the coding sequence ATGTCCGGCCAAGAGCCCCGCACTTTCCGCAGCATGTTCATCTCCGACGTCCATCTTGGGTCGAAGGCGGCGAAGGCCGAATTCCTGATCGATTTCCTTCGTTATCATGATGCCGATATCATCTACCTCGTCGGCGATATCGTTGATGGCTGGCGGTTGAGGCGGAGCTGGCACTGGCCGCAAAGCCACAACGATGTCGTGCAGAAACTGCTGCGCAAGGCGCGCAAGGGCGCAAACATCACCTACATCGCCGGCAACCATGATGAGTTCGCGCGCCAGTTCCAGGGCGTGCATTTCGGCGGCATTGTCGTGGCCGACCGCGCCATCCATGAAACCGCCGACGGCAAGCGCCTTCTCGTCATCCATGGCGACCAGTTCGACACCGTCGTCCACAATGCGCGCTGGCTGGCCTATCTCGGCGACCACGCCTACGATGCGGCCATGATCGTCAACCGAGTGGTGACACGGCTTCGCCAACTGCTCGGCCTGCCGTACTGGTCATTTTCCTCGTGGGCCAAGGTCAAGGTGAAGAAGGCGGTGAACTTTATCGGTTCCTTCCAGACCGTGCTGACCGAGGAAGCGCGCCGATCGCATGTCGACGGCGTGATCTGTGGCCACATCCACCATGCGTCGATCGAGAATTTCGAGGACATGCGCTACATCAACACCGGCGACTGGGTGGAAAGCTGCACGGCGGTGGTCGAGCATTTTGATGGCCGGATGGAAATCCTGACCTGGGCGCAGGTGCTGCCGGAGGCCCCGGACGAGCCCTTTATCCCGATGCTCATCGAAGATCGGGTAGGACAGGCAGCCTGA
- a CDS encoding ABC transporter ATP-binding protein, producing the protein MARFRIDLRASAFRSVLGFTLTHWRRQPWRLSLIMGTFMLSTLADVMTPLYSGRLVDAVASSASADEVAWNAAMAAFSMLVALALTGVVLRNLAFIGITDLTLKMMADIAADAFHRVQRFSTDWHANSFAGSTVRKVTRGMWALDLLNDTILIALFPSLVMLVGSTVLLGWFWPMMGVVVAAGSVLFIIVTAMLSLGYVAPAARLANTWDTRMGGSLADAVSCNAVVKGFGAETREEARLAKVVAKWRGRTRRTWVRGTVNGTTQGTMLLLLRVAVIGLVLLLWSWGQASAGDVAFVLTSFFVLQGYLRDIGTHIRNLQRSINDMEELVDFQSEPLGIEDQPGAKPIRITDGHITFDNVTFHYGSHRSPLYRDFSVDIAPGERVGLVGHSGSGKTTFVKLIQRLYDVNAGQILVDGQDISGVAQASLRGQIAIVQQEPILFHRSLAENIAYARPDASQAEIEHAARLASAHDFIVNLPKGYGTLVGERGVKLSGGERQRVAIARAFLADARILILDEATSSLDSESEVLIQQAMERLMVGRTTLVIAHRLSTVRALDRLLVFDRGRIVEEGSHDELIRLKGGIYRRLFERQALELTKGLVI; encoded by the coding sequence ATGGCTCGTTTTCGAATCGATCTGCGCGCCAGCGCCTTTCGTAGCGTTCTTGGCTTCACGCTCACCCATTGGCGGCGCCAGCCCTGGCGGCTTTCGCTCATCATGGGCACCTTCATGTTGTCGACGTTGGCCGACGTGATGACGCCGCTCTATTCCGGCAGGCTGGTCGACGCCGTTGCCAGCAGTGCGTCCGCGGACGAGGTGGCATGGAATGCCGCGATGGCGGCGTTCTCGATGTTGGTGGCATTGGCGCTGACCGGCGTCGTGCTGCGCAATCTCGCCTTCATCGGGATCACCGATCTGACCCTGAAGATGATGGCGGATATTGCCGCCGACGCCTTCCACCGCGTTCAGCGCTTTTCCACCGACTGGCACGCCAACAGCTTCGCCGGCTCGACCGTGCGCAAGGTGACGCGCGGTATGTGGGCACTCGACCTGCTCAACGACACGATCCTTATCGCCCTGTTTCCTTCGCTGGTGATGCTGGTTGGCTCGACAGTGCTCCTCGGTTGGTTCTGGCCGATGATGGGCGTTGTGGTCGCGGCTGGCTCGGTACTCTTCATCATCGTCACAGCGATGCTTTCCTTGGGCTATGTCGCCCCGGCGGCACGGCTTGCCAACACCTGGGATACGCGCATGGGTGGCTCGCTCGCCGACGCCGTCAGTTGCAATGCGGTGGTGAAGGGTTTTGGCGCCGAGACGCGTGAGGAAGCCCGCCTTGCCAAGGTTGTCGCCAAATGGCGCGGCCGCACAAGGCGAACCTGGGTGCGCGGCACCGTCAACGGCACGACGCAGGGAACAATGCTATTGCTGCTCAGAGTGGCGGTGATCGGCCTTGTCCTTCTGCTGTGGTCATGGGGGCAAGCAAGCGCCGGCGATGTCGCATTCGTGCTGACCTCGTTCTTCGTGTTGCAAGGCTATCTGCGCGACATCGGCACGCACATCCGCAATTTGCAGCGCTCGATCAATGACATGGAGGAACTCGTCGATTTCCAGTCCGAACCGCTGGGCATCGAGGACCAACCCGGCGCGAAGCCGATCCGGATCACCGACGGCCATATCACCTTTGACAATGTCACCTTCCACTATGGCAGCCACCGGTCGCCGCTTTATCGCGACTTCTCGGTGGACATAGCTCCGGGGGAAAGGGTCGGACTGGTCGGTCACTCCGGTTCGGGCAAGACGACCTTCGTCAAGCTGATACAGCGGCTCTATGACGTGAACGCCGGGCAAATTCTTGTCGACGGACAGGATATTTCCGGGGTGGCGCAGGCGTCGCTGCGCGGGCAGATCGCCATCGTCCAGCAGGAACCGATCCTGTTCCACCGGTCGCTGGCGGAGAATATCGCCTATGCCCGGCCGGACGCCAGCCAGGCGGAGATCGAACATGCCGCGCGGCTTGCCAGTGCCCATGACTTCATCGTCAACCTGCCGAAGGGCTATGGCACGCTGGTCGGCGAACGCGGCGTGAAACTGTCGGGCGGCGAACGCCAGCGCGTGGCGATTGCACGCGCGTTCCTGGCCGATGCACGCATCCTGATCCTGGACGAGGCGACATCAAGCCTCGATTCGGAATCGGAAGTGCTGATCCAGCAGGCGATGGAGCGCCTGATGGTCGGTCGCACGACATTGGTCATCGCGCATCGGCTTTCGACGGTGAGGGCGCTCGACCGGCTGTTGGTGTTCGATCGTGGCCGCATCGTCGAAGAAGGCTCGCATGACGAGCTGATCCGGCTGAAGGGCGGCATTTACCGTCGCCTGTTCGAGCGCCAGGCGCTGGAACTGACCAAGGGCCTGGTGATCTGA
- a CDS encoding NADP-dependent malic enzyme — translation MEGENKKTARSDLDEAALYFHKYPIPGKLEIQATKPLGNQRDLALAYSPGVAAPCLEIRDDPATAADYTARANLVGVVSNGSAVLGLGNIGPLASKPVMEGKAVLFKKFAGIDVFDIEIDAPGIERMVETISALEPTFGGINLEDIKAPECFEVEEQLKARMGIPVFHDDQHGTAIIVGAAVLNGLEFAGKTLSDIKIVTSGAGAAALACLNLLVSLGARVENIWVTDRFGVAYKGRVDEMDRWKDPYVKDTEARTLADVLPGADVFLGLSAAGVLKPELLALMASKPLILALANPNPEIMPEAARAARPDAMICTGRSDFPNQVNNVLCFPYIFRGALDCGAKAINEEMKMAAVRAIAALAREEPSDVAARAYSGETPIFGPDFLIPSPFDPRLILRIAPAVAKAACETGVATRPIADFAAYIDKLNRFVFRSGLVMKPVFSSAKASSAKRVIYADGEDERVLRAAQVVLEEGIAEPILIGRPHVIEVRLKRYGLRIKPGVDFGLINPEDDPRYRNYVDLLIELAGRRGVTTEAARTMVRTDNTVIAALALKRGDADAMICGLEGRFARHLRNVTLIIGPRAGIKDHDLSTLSMLISQRGVIFLTDTYVSIDPTAEEIAEMTILAAEEIRRFGIEPKAALLSFSDFGSRDAPSALKMRHAAAILARIAPDLECDGEMHADSALSESLRQRVYPHSRLKGEANLLVFPNLDSANITLTAVRTMMDALHVGPILLGTDKPAHILTPSVTSRGIVNMTALAVVEAAQKAQATVSLG, via the coding sequence ATGGAAGGCGAGAACAAAAAAACGGCGCGATCGGACCTCGATGAAGCCGCCCTTTACTTCCACAAATACCCGATACCGGGAAAGCTCGAGATTCAGGCGACAAAGCCGCTCGGCAACCAGCGCGATCTGGCGCTCGCCTATTCGCCCGGCGTTGCGGCGCCCTGCCTCGAAATCCGCGATGATCCAGCGACCGCCGCCGACTATACGGCGCGCGCCAATCTGGTCGGCGTGGTTTCCAACGGTTCGGCCGTGCTCGGCCTCGGCAATATCGGTCCGCTCGCGTCCAAGCCGGTGATGGAAGGCAAGGCGGTGCTGTTCAAGAAATTCGCCGGCATCGACGTGTTCGACATCGAGATAGACGCGCCAGGGATCGAGCGCATGGTCGAGACGATCTCGGCGCTTGAGCCGACCTTCGGCGGCATCAATCTCGAGGACATCAAGGCGCCTGAATGCTTCGAGGTCGAGGAGCAGTTGAAGGCCCGTATGGGCATACCGGTGTTCCACGACGACCAGCACGGCACCGCGATCATCGTCGGCGCCGCCGTGCTTAACGGGCTGGAATTCGCCGGCAAGACCCTCTCGGACATCAAGATCGTCACCTCCGGCGCCGGTGCCGCGGCCCTCGCCTGCCTCAACCTCTTGGTCTCGCTGGGTGCCCGCGTCGAAAACATCTGGGTCACCGATCGCTTCGGCGTCGCCTACAAGGGCCGCGTAGACGAGATGGATCGCTGGAAAGACCCTTATGTCAAGGACACCGAAGCACGCACGCTGGCCGACGTGCTGCCGGGAGCCGACGTGTTCCTCGGCCTGTCGGCCGCGGGCGTCCTCAAGCCGGAACTGCTGGCACTCATGGCCTCGAAACCGCTGATCCTGGCGCTGGCCAATCCCAATCCCGAAATCATGCCGGAGGCGGCGCGGGCAGCACGCCCCGACGCGATGATCTGCACCGGCCGCTCCGATTTTCCCAATCAGGTCAACAACGTACTGTGCTTTCCTTACATTTTTCGGGGAGCGCTCGACTGTGGTGCCAAGGCGATCAATGAAGAGATGAAGATGGCGGCGGTCCGCGCCATCGCTGCTCTCGCCCGTGAAGAACCATCCGATGTAGCGGCCCGCGCCTATTCCGGCGAGACGCCGATCTTCGGGCCCGATTTCCTGATCCCCTCACCATTCGATCCGCGCCTTATCCTGCGCATCGCTCCGGCTGTCGCCAAGGCGGCCTGCGAAACCGGTGTCGCCACCCGGCCGATTGCCGACTTTGCCGCCTATATCGACAAGCTAAACCGCTTCGTCTTCCGCTCCGGCCTGGTCATGAAGCCGGTGTTCTCGTCGGCAAAGGCATCCAGCGCCAAGCGCGTCATCTATGCCGATGGCGAGGATGAGCGCGTGCTGCGCGCCGCCCAGGTCGTGCTGGAAGAAGGCATCGCCGAGCCAATCCTGATCGGCCGCCCGCACGTCATCGAGGTGCGGTTGAAGCGTTATGGCCTGCGCATCAAGCCGGGCGTCGATTTCGGCCTGATCAACCCCGAGGACGACCCGCGCTACCGCAACTATGTCGACCTGCTGATCGAGCTTGCGGGCCGGCGTGGGGTCACGACGGAAGCAGCGCGCACCATGGTGCGCACCGACAACACGGTGATCGCCGCGCTCGCCCTGAAACGCGGCGATGCCGACGCCATGATCTGCGGTCTCGAGGGCCGCTTTGCGCGCCATCTGCGCAATGTCACGCTGATCATCGGTCCGCGCGCCGGCATCAAGGATCATGACCTGTCGACGCTATCGATGCTGATCTCGCAGCGCGGCGTCATCTTCCTGACCGACACCTACGTTTCCATCGACCCGACGGCCGAGGAGATCGCCGAGATGACGATTCTCGCGGCCGAGGAGATCAGGCGATTTGGCATTGAGCCAAAAGCCGCCCTGCTCTCATTCTCGGATTTCGGCTCGCGCGATGCACCGAGCGCCCTCAAGATGCGCCACGCGGCGGCGATCCTGGCCCGCATCGCGCCGGACCTGGAATGCGACGGCGAAATGCATGCCGACTCGGCCCTGTCGGAGTCTTTGCGCCAGCGGGTCTATCCGCACTCACGGCTGAAAGGTGAAGCCAATCTTCTGGTGTTCCCCAACCTGGATTCCGCCAACATCACGCTCACGGCCGTGCGAACCATGATGGATGCCCTGCATGTCGGCCCGATCCTGCTCGGCACCGATAAGCCGGCGCACATCCTGACACCATCCGTAACATCGCGCGGCATCGTCAACATGACAGCGCTTGCGGTTGTCGAAGCCGCGCAGAAGGCCCAGGCGACAGTCAGTCTGGGTTGA
- the gltX gene encoding glutamate--tRNA ligase, whose product MTVTVRFAPSPTGRIHIGNARTALFNWLFAMKNKGRFIQRFDDTDLARSKQEFSDAILYDLHWLGIFQDATEYQSRRFEIYDAAMEKLKEEGVLYACYETPEELDLRRKVRRTRGLPPVYGREALTLTSQQIAEYQSDGRRPHWRFLLPNFIGDPQEPERTEIHWNDLVRGEETVDLASLSDPVLVREDGTYLYTLPSVVDDIDIGISHVIRGDDHVTNTGVQIALFKALGAEPPVFGHHNLLTTISGEGLSKRTGALSIESLRESGIEPMAVASLAVLVGTSENVTAVPTMSELAERFDPAATSKSAAKFDPDELLVLNRTLLHHMPFSDAHDRLMVLGISGEQAEPFWLAVRGNLDRLADAASWWRVLREGPREQPEFSDDDRDFLRQAFDLLPEDPWTATIWKDWTAKVREATGRKGKALFMPLRLALTGLSSGPELADLLPLLGREGTMARRP is encoded by the coding sequence ATGACAGTTACCGTACGTTTCGCCCCTTCGCCCACAGGCCGCATTCATATCGGCAATGCGCGCACCGCCTTGTTCAACTGGCTGTTTGCCATGAAGAACAAAGGCCGCTTCATCCAGCGCTTCGACGATACTGACCTTGCGCGCTCGAAGCAGGAATTCTCCGACGCCATACTCTACGATCTGCATTGGCTGGGAATTTTCCAGGATGCGACGGAGTATCAGTCACGGCGCTTCGAGATCTACGATGCCGCGATGGAGAAGCTGAAGGAGGAGGGCGTTCTCTACGCCTGCTACGAAACACCGGAAGAGCTTGACCTGCGGCGCAAGGTGCGCCGCACGCGTGGGCTGCCGCCAGTCTACGGCCGGGAGGCGTTGACGCTGACGTCGCAGCAGATCGCCGAGTACCAATCCGATGGCCGCCGGCCGCACTGGCGCTTCCTGCTGCCCAATTTCATCGGCGATCCGCAGGAGCCGGAACGCACGGAAATCCATTGGAACGACCTGGTTCGCGGCGAGGAAACCGTCGACCTTGCGTCGCTTTCCGACCCCGTTCTGGTGCGCGAGGACGGCACCTATCTCTACACCCTGCCTTCGGTGGTCGATGACATCGACATCGGCATCAGCCATGTCATTCGCGGTGACGACCACGTCACCAACACGGGCGTGCAGATAGCGCTATTCAAGGCGCTGGGCGCCGAGCCGCCGGTGTTCGGTCACCACAATCTGCTGACAACGATCTCGGGCGAGGGATTGTCGAAGCGGACCGGTGCGCTGTCGATCGAGAGCCTGCGCGAAAGCGGCATCGAACCGATGGCGGTCGCCTCGCTGGCGGTGCTGGTCGGCACGTCGGAAAATGTCACGGCCGTGCCGACGATGAGCGAGCTCGCCGAACGCTTTGATCCGGCCGCGACGTCGAAATCGGCAGCCAAGTTCGACCCGGATGAGCTTCTCGTTCTGAACCGGACGCTGCTCCATCACATGCCCTTCTCCGATGCGCATGACCGGCTGATGGTGCTCGGCATATCCGGCGAGCAGGCCGAGCCGTTCTGGCTGGCTGTACGCGGCAATCTCGACCGGCTGGCCGACGCGGCAAGCTGGTGGCGCGTCCTGCGCGAAGGCCCGCGGGAGCAGCCGGAATTTTCCGACGATGATCGCGACTTCCTTCGTCAGGCGTTCGATCTGCTGCCTGAAGACCCGTGGACCGCGACGATCTGGAAGGATTGGACGGCCAAGGTCAGGGAAGCGACCGGCCGCAAGGGCAAGGCCCTGTTCATGCCGCTCAGGCTTGCGCTTACTGGACTGTCTTCGGGGCCGGAGCTCGCAGATCTATTGCCGCTGCTGGGTCGGGAAGGAACGATGGCCCGACGACCCTGA
- a CDS encoding GNAT family N-acetyltransferase: MSDYEISFDVFRIDFRVTSDRLMASYWGAGRTDDIHRRAFANSLSVGAYIDGGQVGFGRAITDRTVFAYLADIIVWPEHRGQGIGMRMVRALIDHPDLRSVCHWSLSTSDAHGLYEKLGFKPSMDGRYMRFDRVPE, translated from the coding sequence ATGTCCGACTATGAAATCAGCTTCGACGTTTTCCGCATCGATTTCCGGGTGACATCCGACAGGTTGATGGCAAGCTACTGGGGCGCCGGGCGCACCGATGACATCCATCGCCGCGCCTTTGCCAATTCGCTTTCCGTCGGCGCCTACATCGACGGAGGCCAGGTCGGTTTCGGCCGGGCGATCACAGACCGCACGGTGTTCGCCTATCTCGCCGATATCATCGTCTGGCCCGAACATCGCGGGCAGGGCATAGGAATGCGCATGGTTCGAGCCCTCATCGACCATCCGGATCTCAGGAGTGTCTGCCACTGGAGCCTATCGACCAGCGATGCGCACGGGCTTTACGAAAAGCTCGGCTTCAAGCCCTCTATGGATGGCCGCTACATGCGGTTCGATCGCGTTCCGGAGTGA